Proteins from one Impatiens glandulifera chromosome 2, dImpGla2.1, whole genome shotgun sequence genomic window:
- the LOC124924958 gene encoding protein SRC2 homolog, giving the protein MDCRKFDLTLIEAQDLQDVRKLFKMKVYARVSIGSNQEAEKWTPPDKHGEVNPAWNYTMKYTIGDSMVCHYGTMLVIKLYCRRKLGDRYVGEIHAQMKDLFEHAQPFGGSASVCYPVQKGSVNSKGELKFSYRFGERVSIDKLFLAQGLADWAKCCS; this is encoded by the coding sequence ATGGATTGTCGGAAATTTGACCTAACGTTAATAGAAGCCCAAGATCTACAAGACGTAAGGAAGTTATTCAAGATGAAAGTATACGCGCGAGTTTCGATCGGGTCTAACCAGGAGGCGGAAAAGTGGACGCCGCCGGACAAACACGGCGAGGTAAATCCGGCATGGAATTACACGATGAAGTACACTATAGGAGATTCGATGGTGTGTCATTACGGTACGATGCTCGTGATAAAGTTGTATTGTAGGAGGAAATTGGGAGATCGTTACGTGGGTGAAATACACGCACAGATGAAGGATCTGTTTGAACACGCCCAGCCGTTCGGAGGGAGCGCATCCGTGTGTTATCCGGTGCAGAAAGGGTCGgtgaattcaaaaggagagttgaagTTTTCGTATAGGTTTGGTGAAAGGGTTAGTATTGATAAGTTGTTTCTTGCTCAAGGACTGGCCGATTGGGCTAAATGTTGTTCTTAA